Genomic DNA from Negativicutes bacterium:
ATCTAAATTTCCACTTATCATTATGTTTATACACTTCTGCCAAAATTAATGCTTTTTCTGTTTTAGACTGAGTCTGAATCAATGCATTGGCGATGGTTTGAGTACCGGATAAAAGTTCAATATGAATGGGAGATATTCGACTAAAATTATTTGGTTCACTGATAGTTGCACATAAAGTAACTTTTTGAATTTGTGGATCAATTAATGCTGTATTAATCTTAAATTTACTTAAATATGGATCATTGGAATCAGACTGGACTAGTAGCACACTTTGATTTCGTGTTTGAGTTTGTCCATAGAAAATCATATCCTGATCACCACGCACTTTTTGCGTACTTTGTGCTAAAAGATATGCAGTACAATCAACCTCTAATTGATTAGGAATACTGGTTTTTATTAATATCTCCACCACTTCAGATGCTAAAGCAATGTTTCCACCTGCAATAAGTTGCATACTACCCTCTTACAATATTGTAATATTTCATTTAACTAATTAAGCATATGAATATAAAAAAAATATCTTAAAAATTATTTTATTCGCCCTAT
This window encodes:
- a CDS encoding TerD family protein, whose product is MQLIAGGNIALASEVVEILIKTSIPNQLEVDCTAYLLAQSTQKVRGDQDMIFYGQTQTRNQSVLLVQSDSNDPYLSKFKINTALIDPQIQKVTLCATISEPNNFSRISPIHIELLSGTQTIANALIQTQSKTEKALILAEVYKHNDKWKFR